The following DNA comes from Musa acuminata AAA Group cultivar baxijiao chromosome BXJ1-4, Cavendish_Baxijiao_AAA, whole genome shotgun sequence.
GGCATTTCTCCCCAACGAATGGGCTCGACGAGGCCCTGATCAGTAAGATCACGGTCTGCAAATACAAGAGAGACGACGGCCTGATCGAGGTTACCGACTGCGCGGTGTGCCTGGGCGAGTTCCGGAAAGACGACACCCTCCGGTTGCTCCCCAAGTGCAGCCATGCCTTCCACGTTCCGTGCATCGATACTTGGTTGAGGTCACACTCCAACTGTCCTCTCTGTCGAGCCAATATCGTGCCTGTGACTTCGGCGGCGCCGCTGCAGTTTCCAGCTCCTCCTCCACAACAGACGGAGAACAATATTCCGATCAGGGAGGGCGAGCTCGAGGATGAGGTGGTTTTAGTCATCCCCGACGGAGACGAAGAGACAGAATTGCCTAAGAATCCCTCGCGAATTCACTGCAGCTCCGGAGAGATGGAGGAGGGCAGTACGGTGGTCGGGACTAGAGACGGTGAACTGCAGCCGATAAGGCGATCGCTGTCGATGGACTGTTCGTATCGCGACGGGGTTTCGATCGTCGAATTGTTGCAGATGACCTATGCGAGTTCGTCAAGACGGTGGGGAGGAGAGCACAGAAAGAACAGTAGCAGCACGAGCGGGCCGCACGGTGTGATGAGCCCCGCCCCGATGAAACGATCCTTCTCTAGTGGCAGAGTGTGGTTGACAAGGCAGGCGAAGGGAAGCAATTCAATGCTCCCAGTATGAGATTCCATGAAGGACTCGATGAACACTTCCCTTCCATAAAGTGTATAGAGCAGACACAAAAAAGAACATCACAGTGACTTCCTGCTTTCTCCAGCAACATGTTTTGGCTTACATGAGTTCAAATCCTATCTTCCGTCTTGTGGGCTTGTGATTGTTTTGTCAGAAGCTTCAAGTTTGAAGACATGCATGGGGACAGAATCAGATGAGTAGTAATCTCTTCTACTGTATCCAATACGTCCCATTAACACAAGTCTAAAGAAAGCACAGTGGTCGGAACACGGAGAAGAGGATTGCCCGTAGCACACGAAACCGGAGAAGAGGATGTATTAAACCATGGCCGAGCGTCTCCTAATTACATTAGAATACAAGTGTTATGTTGATTGTGGAGAGATGTTTCCTATCGTTAAGGACTTGAAAACCTTGGTGTACTTCGGTTAATGATCTTTCTAATGAACGTTCGGCTTGTTTTAGGACAGTGGAAGTCTCCATCTTCCCTACTGTGGCTCAGGAAGCCGGTTGATACGTCAAAGCTGACTGACATGGGACCGATGAATCAATCATTTTCTT
Coding sequences within:
- the LOC103982052 gene encoding E3 ubiquitin-protein ligase Os04g0590900, which produces MATNDNHPTWVAYEPTKDCSLGFCSFYCPQWCSVIFSPPPPVQFADEGSGRTFSPLVIAVIGILTSAFLIVSYYAIVSKYCGTFSSRRWRWPRPGHGTGTDDDELDSNLGQVGTWHFSPTNGLDEALISKITVCKYKRDDGLIEVTDCAVCLGEFRKDDTLRLLPKCSHAFHVPCIDTWLRSHSNCPLCRANIVPVTSAAPLQFPAPPPQQTENNIPIREGELEDEVVLVIPDGDEETELPKNPSRIHCSSGEMEEGSTVVGTRDGELQPIRRSLSMDCSYRDGVSIVELLQMTYASSSRRWGGEHRKNSSSTSGPHGVMSPAPMKRSFSSGRVWLTRQAKGSNSMLPV